The following DNA comes from Thunnus thynnus chromosome 3, fThuThy2.1, whole genome shotgun sequence.
CCTGTCTTCATATCCAGCACATGGCCTGTTTTCCTCCCTGAAGCCAAATGCCTCTCATGCAGAGACCtaatttatgtgtatttatgtatattttgtcCTACTTAAGTCTCAAaaacttgagacttgacttagATATGACCCGAAAGACTTAAATACAGCTCAATTGTGGCCACAAAAGCTGGAAACTGCAAGCTGGAACTGATccataacaacacaacaagttggaaaactgaaaatttcTCACTTAAAGAGGCACTTTGTGTACTTGTTATTAATGTGTCCAGTCAACCATTGTGATTAAGTCAATAGATGTCTTTAAAAGATACGGCTTTAAGTTCATGACAGTCATGTTTTTTACCATTTATGgtaaattttgtattttaggtAAAGAGGGTTTATACCTGGGCCACGGATGTTTGTGGGTTCAACATCAGGTTCTGAAAGGTTCTCTTAAGCACCCAATGCAGCTGGTGGAAGAAGGAGCTGTTGTAGGTGATAGTGCGGGATTTGGGACGCGAGATACACTCCTTATCTTGAACGATGCGTTCCAGCTCGGCCCGCGTGTCACTGGAGTAGCTGCTGTTCTTGTACTCCTCTATCAGACGCTCCTCGATGCTCTGCCTGGAGCTGCTGAGCTCCTCAAAGTCCAAATCTGGCCATGCACACAGGagataaattatatatttgacTATTAGAAATAGATTACTACAATGGATGCCAATAACTCCATAAAGCACTtggatttaatttttaaattcagGATGTAGATTTTCAATATGAAACAGGACAATCTGTACCATATAAATCTGTCATTTGATGAAGAATGTGATCTTCcacttgtttaaaatgtttaaataaacacCAAGAAGTTGTGTATGGGTCCAGATCTGAGTTTTTGGTGTGCAGCAAGCAATTTGAGTTTGATTTACATCCTCAGTGGGAACAAATGGGCTTtgggctgagtgccacagacaagGTAGCGAAGTCAGAAAGTATGAGAGAGAGCTGGACCGACACATTGTTGGTATTTCTGTTCACAATAAGTTCATGAACATTAGGCAAGCATCTACACATCCTAAAAGAGggtcaaaaacaaacaaacaaaatcttaaATTAAGTGTTTAGGCAGGATTTGGGGGGACAGAGATGGTGTTAAAggctttatattttatttatattctactATTATAAAGgctgaaatgtgtttcttaaAGCCGTTATTAAAGCTTGACAGTAGTGTTCATGGCATGATTTACACATGCTGTTACCTTCAGAGCTGTGCACTTTAGTCATGGTTGTAGCAGTGAAGTCTCCGTTAATAACATCCAGAAAGAAGTCAGCTGGGTTGTTGTGGGGCTCACAGGGGTATCCTGTAACACAGATCACAATGATCAATGTTTAATATCAATACTTGTCCAGTGTTCTATAGTAACATTGCTTTTATTAACCgtttatatagtatatatacagCTGCACAACCTACATTTATTTACCagtgaaaaatttaaaatatcaaaatataaagATCTATAAGTTGTATCttgtggtgatgatgatggataTTCACCAATGTTGGTGAAGTAGTCCAGAGCATTCGGCGCTGGTCCATGGTACACCATCTTGCCACTAACCAACAAGGTGAGGGTGTCAAACAGTCTGTAGATGGAGTATCGTGGTTGGTGGATGGACATGATTATGGTTCTTCCATGACTGGCCATtctgaaaaaaagacataaaaatagtaaaaataaaataataatgatgaatacAGTAAAGCTGctttttaattgtattgaaTCAAACACTATCAATAATCTCAATTTCAAGTttcaaagcataaaaaaatatttggagaTTTTTTGTGTTGTACAGACACATCAACACGCTTCAGTAAAGATACAATCTACATGAGAAAAAAGTTTTCTTAGTTGTAATCCCTCTTTTTTTCACACCTGCCTGCCTGAGGattgtgacatttttgtgtAATGCCGCTCTCTGCTATGAAGTGTGAGTGTCAGACTTTTGCTTTTTGACTATAAATTAGCTCATGTTGCAGCTTTGTGGGTTGgacttaatttaatttttaggTGTCATGATGcttacacatttttaattgaacATGGCCATAATTATTTTCAGAATTCCACATAATTCAATTattaattcaaaatgtaaagaaataattgaataatccttATAACCTTTTATTAATGCAccatttaaatcaaaatttaaatattaaatttttaacagctttttaatATGTATCGCTGATTACAATTAAAGTACATTAATATTTGGTGGTGCACTCCAGGCTCTGTACACTGCAGGCACATAACAATATTtcttatttagaaaaaaatcaaagttcGGTGGGAATAATGTAGAATATATAATGAATTAAACAGGCAAACAGTAAATACTGTGGCATGCTTTAAATATAAAGCTTTTTGCTAGTCCAAAGATGCAGCtctttatttaataaaatataaattatgctaataaaataatatcaatataatatcgaTATTGAATAAGATCGATAAATATTATCATTAAAGTTGGTACTAAATGCAAGCTTAATTAAAATGGCAAAAGGCTTTTCTTTCTAAGAgcaacttttaaaaaatctaaaccAAAATAAGAGCTGTTGTTGCAATGAGCCCTTGGGCTAAAATCAGATTATActttaataaagtgacatacgTCTACATataatttactaattgaaaaaagtggatttaatgttgaatttattttaaaggaaagCCTAAAGGAAGGCTGAAGACTTGATAAAATCAGAGGAATGACAGAGAAGGTTCTTTATTAccttttcagcagcagcaggacagagtTTGCTGTGCTAGCATCCAGTCCTGTGGTCGGTTCATCCAGGAAGAGAACTGAAGGATCAATAATCAGCTCCATACCGATGTTagtcctcttcctctctcccccaGAGATTCCCCGGGTCATCTGTGTGCCCACCTGGGAAAACACCGACCCAACACGGATCAGTCagtataaaaaacattttgaattgttCTGACTCTCACCTGATGTCTTGAAGCTTGAGGCAGACCTCCAGTTAAGAGGACAGATAAGTAACTGGGACATGTGTGATTATTTACCTTGGAGTCAGCCACCTTGGTGAGTCCCAGTTCTCTGATGAGGTGATTGACTCGAGCTTCTTTCTCACTCTGTGGCACAGAGCCGGGCAGACGCAGCGCTGCAGAGAAACGCAGATTCTCCCTCACAGTCAGGGTGCCCATGACCACATCTTCCTGGGAGGGAGACAAGGGCtcgaggtcaaaggtcagagacAGTCAGGATCATGTTTTCTGAAAATCTGCCTTTCCGCAGTCTTTATAAGTGTTTTGAGGAAAAGTAGCAAAACTATTCAAATGCACCTGAACCACATAACCAGAGAGGCACTTGAAGTTCGGAGGCTGTGGTGCTCCGTCGATGAGAACTTCTCCTGAGAGACCTGAAGGATCCTTCCTTGCAGCCAGAATATCCAAGAATCTTTgagaaacaaaatatataaatatcaataGCTATATAACAGCTGCAGGTAGatattttggaatttttttttcttcccccaaGAGGCTGGTGTTGTACTCACGAAGATTTCCCACTTCCAGTTGGTCCAAGAATTGCGTTCAGGCCAGGTCTCATAATCCCACTGCAAGATCAAAACACACAACTCTGTGTAAGCAATTTAACATTGATAATACAGTCAAAGCCAGAGATTGCAACACATTGAAATGGTTTGCATtcagtttgaattatttttaagGTTTTCGCTGCATAGAATCAGATTAATAACAGGAAATATGAAGAGTGTGAAACAATGTGGATTAGGGTGGTTCTTGGACAGAAAAGCTGAATGAAGCTTAGAAATTCTCTCCAAAGCACATTTCTAAATTCGTTTTCTTCACacatccaaaatgaaaaaatgttcaaGAAATTGTTTTGCTCTTGTTACCGATATTATGAACTTTTCTTTATAGctgcacatacatacaaaaagaaTCTAAAAGAAGCCAAGAGATCCTTTGACTTCAGAGAGAACACAAAAGCACAAGAATAAAACGGAATTAAAAGATTGAATAAAAGCCCGGCAGTGGATCACGTGACAGTGTTTAATTCGTTTCCCTGGCAGACTGCTCTTTAGTGCATCAGAGAGATTATATGCAAGAAACCATGCTTAATATCATATAATTAACACTGAGGCGGGAAAAGGCCCAAAAAACTTGTGTGAAATGATTCATTCTTCCATGGGAAATGTCCGGTGTGTTTAATACCATCAAAAAGAAACCAATGTAAGGGGTCTATTCACTATTGTCCATTACTGCTTTGATACAATGAATAGccaaacatgaacatgaagaaCCACTACATTTTTAACATGGTTTCACCAAAGTTAGGGACTCGATCAACAGTAAagtattcatatttatatattaacaatTTGCAATGTGATTCTGGAAgtcaagaaacaaaaaaatcaccaggttcataatattttttgtctcaTACTCTATCAAAAGGTTGTTAATCTGAAGCAGTGTATGTCTTCGGTTAAATTAgaataaataagcaacaatcTTAAATATACTTATCAATAACAATTCACTAGTGGATTTCTGTATGTGTCtgcctttttgtgtgtgagtgaggaaGGAAATACAGATGGAGGAGTacataaacagacaaaataagctTTAAAACTGACTTGAGGTCCACCAGTATTTCTCTGGGACTCGTTTTTCGTTTGCAGAGGAAGCCGCTCTTTAGCTGCACTTTGTACTGGATGTTGTGGAAGCTCACAGTGGATCCACACGGCTGCTTGACCTGCTCCATGGATGTGACGGCCTTTGACCCGGCCGTCCCGTTGGTGCCAGTGTCTTCTATCATTGCAATGTTGACGTGATTGGCTCGCTCCATCATCCTCTGCAGCGAGCACCCTGTCAGGATGAAATTTCTTAGATTAAAACAATACACTGAAGGCAAAAAAAGAGCAGAGGTAGTTAATTTCATGATTGTGGCTGTTATTTATGCTGTCATCTATGAACTAAATCAACCATGAGACAAGCTGTGTTAGGATCTACACTTCTACTGAATAACTTCTTGAGGAAAATCCTGAATAAATGTGAAGGATGAAGGGAGGAAACCACACaaagtatacacacacacacacacacacagctccaatGACAAATTACGTTTTGACACCACACTAATCCTTATCCAGGTATTTTCATGGGACATTAAAGCCTCATGAAAGTGTTTTGATGCTGGACAAGTACAACTGACAAATGTTTGTACATCAACTAAAGAAGAACAagtgtgaaaataatcatatcTGCAACACTTGAAAAGCTGTAAAATCTGTActgtaaaatgacacaaatcaaTCAATGATTATTATGgaagtatttattattttaaacatattgtaAAATGTATGAAGCTGATAGTTGTGCTCCAATCTATTTTTACAAAAATAGCTCTGAAACCTACATACGTATTACTTATTTTAAACATGCTGTAGAGTGAAATCCAGACAGAATAACCTGCAACTTATCTTATTCAAATATTATGTAACAACCAAAATGTTATCATCGATGCCAGAAAAAGATCCGCTAGCATCTTTACATGTTATATCctgagaattttttttatatttgtgtccTGATAATTCAACAGCTCCTACAGTATTTCTTTAATATGCTATAAATTCTTTatattataaacaaatataataattcCTGTACATAAGGTCATGACATTTACAAACactgtaattaaaaaacaagaaaaaaaatatggataaaCTGAACTATTACTAACAgaaattttaaataataactTCTGTGTTCGGCTTAgggaaaaatattttctgtgagGAACTCGGTGGTTTTGACTTCCAAAGACCTCTTTCTTATGTGtcagtatatataaataaataaataaacacaataaataaaatgcttttcttcttcttgcaaGTAAAGAATTATGATCTTaatttaaaacaagacaaaccTCCAGAGCTTCAGTACAATGCTGTGGCCTCgtatttttcttctccttgttAGTAATAATTTTCATGCAGCTTTCATGattttcatctctgtctttgCTGCCTCAGTGTAATTTGGAGGAATTTGACCATTAaagacactgaggtcatgtcctcagtACTTAGGAGAATGCGGATGTTTTAGCAACCTGCCACCATGTGTAAGTTTCAATTTTGGTGGATAtaatagttttggtttttttgtgaccaaatttttattgttttttcttctttctttcattatgTAGGAGACATTACATAtcataatcaattaactgaAATATTGTGTTGATATAACACATCTACATCTATACACTATATCACATATAGTCTATATCTATACACAAGGTAATCACATATGCATTATAAatgtacatacatttacattcacatagTGAGATGAAAcgaaatacaaaaataaattatatgaaTAATAAAGAATGTGTACCCAGGAGAACCCAAGATAAACACGTTGGTGTGCTATGTCCTAGctgaactttaaaataaaatttgatcgcaatttattataaataattttcaAACCTCTATTTAGCCCTCATATGATCCTGATTATAACTTAACCTGCTCTTTACTCATTCCATCCTTCTGTTGCCTCAGCCTTCATACAACGTACTATTACTTCTAAAGAAAGAGGATTATATAACGATGAAAGCCAGTGTTGTATATTCAGATCATGCGGATATTTCCATCTCATTAATACTATTTCTTTTGATGCTGT
Coding sequences within:
- the abcg2d gene encoding broad substrate specificity ATP-binding cassette transporter ABCG2d; translated protein: MMERANHVNIAMIEDTGTNGTAGSKAVTSMEQVKQPCGSTVSFHNIQYKVQLKSGFLCKRKTSPREILVDLNGIMRPGLNAILGPTGSGKSSFLDILAARKDPSGLSGEVLIDGAPQPPNFKCLSGYVVQEDVVMGTLTVRENLRFSAALRLPGSVPQSEKEARVNHLIRELGLTKVADSKVGTQMTRGISGGERKRTNIGMELIIDPSVLFLDEPTTGLDASTANSVLLLLKRMASHGRTIIMSIHQPRYSIYRLFDTLTLLVSGKMVYHGPAPNALDYFTNIGYPCEPHNNPADFFLDVINGDFTATTMTKVHSSEDLDFEELSSSRQSIEERLIEEYKNSSYSSDTRAELERIVQDKECISRPKSRTITYNSSFFHQLHWVLKRTFQNLMLNPQTSVAQLGVNIFLALIVGAIFFGVKDDQSGIQNRMGALFFITTNQCFSTVSAAELFIIERKLFVHEYISGYYRVSVYFLSKILSDITLRTVTSVIFSCIVYFMIGLKSTVAAFFIFTLTVTLVAYTATAMTMAISADQTVVALANIFMTITFVFMMIFSGLLVNLPSIMDWLAWLKYFSIPRYGLAALKINEFVGLKFCEEAVIRNTNTSAIMTNCSMSTVGLTCTGEQYLDYLGIQYTAWGLWENHVALTIMTIIFLIIAYLKLRYIKKFT